Sequence from the Suncus etruscus isolate mSunEtr1 chromosome 1, mSunEtr1.pri.cur, whole genome shotgun sequence genome:
GCCCTTTCTGTCATATGCtttttctcacatggcttctatgttaAGCTTTTTCCAAGCAGCTCCTCCTTGTTTCTTCTTCTCTGGCTCTTcgtttatgtttatttatttatttttttttactggggaTCAAtacagggtctcacacatgcaagacaactgtTCTACTGCTGAAGGGTTGAGTCTCCAGTTTGTtactttttcttccctcttaTGTCAGAGCAGACAAGTGTCGTACCTGGAGCTTATGCCAAATTTGCAAGTTCCTCAGGTAAAGAAGGGTTTTTGGAAGGATGAGTTCATATTGCTTTCCCAAGTATCATGGTCATGGGTTGAAAGTTTCTGCCTTTCTGatttcaaaaatgtaaaaagaaaagtgaattatGAAGATGAGACAGCTGCCAACAAGGTGAGGTTGACCAAATTAGTGATCTGTTTTGCTTGGTCAGTTATCTTTGATCTCTCAGGTGTTCTTTTAGGAGAGGTAGTGCATGGATAGGAATCACAAATGAAATGGGTGCTCATGGATGTGGTGGGTCAAGGCTGGTAGGTGTTTCTTGTGGATCTACTATGTATAACTGGAGATAAGTGTATAAGCACCCTAGAAAGAGAAGAAGTATAAGAGAAAGATTGAATTGCTATTTTTCAGGGCTGAAAATAGTAATCCTTTAGTGGTAGGGAGGAAAGAGTCACATCTACTAGATTTTTAGACCTGGTCCCAAGAAACTATGTGCTGGTGCTGACGTTACTTTTCAGGACCAAGGACAGCGTCCAATACTTTTGTGTAAAGAAAAgacttccgggcccggagagatagcacagggtgtttgccttgcaagcagccgatccaggaccaaaggtggttggttcaaatcccggtgtcccatatggtcccccgtgcctgccaggagctatttctgagcagacagccaggagtaacccctgggcacccccggtgtcccatatggtcccccgtgcctgccaggagctatttctgagcagacagccaggagtaacccctgggcaccgctgggtgtggcccaaaaaccaaaaaaaaaaaaaaaaaaaaaaaaaaagaaaagacttccAAGGTTCTCTCctcacttgtttgtttgttttttccccagTTAGTCAAATTTGGGCGTGAGCAGGAGACAATGTTAAATAGCTTAACAATAACACACAACCCTCTGACCAACTTCTCCTCACCTGTTAAACAGGGAAGAAGCTAGAAGTGAGCAAAGGggatgcctttatttttttaatttttttggttttagggtcacacccagcagtgctcaggggttactcctggttctatgctcagaaatcacccctggcaggcttggggaccatatgggatgcctggattcaaacaattgtccttctgcatgcaaggcaaagccttacctttatgctatctctccggcctcgattactttatttttaaaatcattttactttatttaaacatgactctttacaatgttgttcataatacagttgtttctggtgttccatattccaacaccaatcccactaccaatttTCCCTCTTCCATTGTCCATTTCCTACCCATCTACCAGACATGATATTGACTTTATATTACTTGTTGCAACTGTTAATGGAATTATCCAATAAAACTCCAGTAAAAGGAATTTTGTGAGGGTCAGAGTTATAGTACATTGGGTAATTCACTTGTTTTTGCAAGCTATTAATTTGAGTTtggtctctagcatcccatatggtcccttgagtagtGCTAGGAGTAGCATCTGAGgactgccaagtgtaacccataaaaccaaacaaaacaagaaaatttgtgaaaaagcattatatctcacaatgggtcATTAAGTGATTGTCAGGTTTACTAAACTGTATGTTGCTGTTGAgcactctttttaaaaattttatttaaatatctgtgAGAATCTGAATTAAAAATTTGTTGATAGTTGATAGTTGTTGATAGTTGtcaatcatacaatgtttcagcatccAACACTTCACCAGcgttcattttctgccaccaattttcCCAATTACCAACTTGTCTTCCTGCTCCTACCCCTAGCTGTCCTTATGGCAgacaattttctttccttctttctctctcttagttATGCAtcctgttattggttttgtttgttagcCATGGGTGGCTATACTACATTGATGCTAATTTGGTGTGTTTATACTGGGGTGTCAGTATAGAAAAATTTGGAGGGGGTTACACTGCCACATATGCAGCTGCATACTCTAAGGGGATGACTTTACATTATGTTTAAGAAACCCTTTTCTTGGAGCAAGCTAGAAAGATTGCACaggtgttaaggcacttgtcttgcacacagctaatcccagttctatccctagtaccagatatggtcctctgagcaccaccaacagtgattcctgagaattAACCCTGAGTATCTAGTTGTCACCCAACACCCCCATCCCTAAGAGTAGTCTTTCTCTTAGGTCAAGATATAGTATAGAGGTTACGGCACTTACACACATCTGAgcctgatttgatccctagtaccacatggttACCTGGgaactgccatgagtgatctctgagcataaagcaaCTAGGAGTATCCCTTTAAAATCACTGGAAatagcccccaaacccaaacaaaaatattttcttcttcatcttttttttttttaggaaatattttctttcctccacTAACCAATCTCTAAAAGAAGGTTTGTGCACACATTCTTAGTCATTTTATTTCCTGAGTCTCTTGCAATACCTTCATACCTTCTCAGGCTTCTAGGTCACTGCTCCCACTCCCCCCACCCAGGATAAGGCCAACAAGCCTGGTCTCCCAGAGTGGGGACCCTATCTTACTCATAACTCTAAAGTTAATGGTCCATTATGGTTTATAATGAAGTCACTGAGGTTAAATGGTTCTCCCAAAAATATCCAGTGACACACAGAGGAGacaagtttaaaaaacaaaacttttgggATTTGGGaggagtgctttttttttttttttttttgccaggggtGCATGCTTTTCAATCACTGGGATCCCCAAGTTCAAGCCCACACACCACATGCTCCCCAAACATCAGCACGTGTATCCCTGGAGACCTCTACAAGCACTTCTAGGGTGACTTAGGGAGGTCTCCTGCCTGCAGGACTAGATAGCCAAATATTGCTCAGAGAGGAGTAGcctctctgagcaccacttgagagtatttcaccaaaagaaaaatgctagaatgcattgcttttttgttttgttttgtttaatttggtttggtttttgggtcacacttgtcaacactcaggggttactcatggctctgtgctgagaaatcactcctggcaggcacagaggaccatatgggttgcagggatttgaaccatcatccatcctggatcgactgcatgcaaggcaaatgccctactgctgtaatatctctccagtcccttgattttgttttttaaactaaaatcatTTTACTTATGAAGTATAAGAAATAGGGAACCCCATAAAGTAAAAGAGGAACTACACACCACAAGTTCTGATGTGGGAGATTGCAGAATGTGATGCctagagtacatgttttgcaAGGAGGAGGCTCAGGGTTCCATCCTCAACACCAAATGGTTAATCTCCTGAGAACCGCCAGGGggacccagagcacagagctgagaatagCCTCtgtgcactgtcaggtgtgacccaaaatcacaaaaataaaataataaaactttgcatgtgaaaaaaaattttggaatgtctttccagagaatttttttttatttttgggccacacccggcggtgctcaggggttcctcctggctgtctgctcagaaatagctcctggcaggcatgggggaccatatgggacaccggaattcgaaccaaccacctttggtcctggataggctgcttgcaaggcaaatgccactgtgctatctctccgggcccagcttttcttttattatttgcatatagtaCAACCAtagacttttgcatgttaattttataggcttccactttactatacaaatatattttttagaaactttttagagtctttagtcttttttaaatatagtatcatgtcatatgcaaatagtaaggttacacctggtggtcctcagaacttactcctgattgtgttcagggatcactcttggcaggcttgggttggggaccatatgggatgccagggaataagCTCAGACCTGCTGAGTATAaataaggcaattgccctatccactttttttacttcttcctttcctatctggatgatatcctttttttgcctaattgccaTGACAAGTGTGTCCAGTACCATATTTAATAGATGTGGCAAGAATGAGCAAccctgggtccggagagatagcatggaggtaaagcatttgcctttcatgcaggaggtcatcggtttgaatcccggcatcccatatggtcccccgtgcctgccaggagcaatttctgagcctggagccaggaataacctctgagcactgccgggtgtgacccaaaaaacaaaaaacaaacaaacaaaaacaaacaaacaaacaaaaagaatgagcaACCCTGTCTTGTATCTGACCTTAGAGGAAAGACTGTAGTTTACtcccattgaatataatatttgctgTGGACTGTGGTACATGGCTTTGACTATGTTGAGGAAAATTCCTTCAATCCCCATTTGTTgagatctttttttattaatgggtgctaaaattttttcaaatgatttctttgcatctattaaaATAATCATGACATTTTTGGGAGttacacctggtaacactcaggggttactcctggctatgtgctcagaaatcactccttaattggggaatcatatgagatgccagggaattgaaccacagttggtcctaggctagtgagagcaaggcaaatgccttacggctTGCATCACCAATCTGGCACCAATgacttttttgatataatttttgatataatatattatgttgatttgcatatgttaaactatccttgcatccccCAGAATGAATCTCACCTGGTCATGGTGTATGGTCTTTTTGGTGAatctttggatcctatttgctactATGTTGTTGAGAACCTTTGGATCTATATACATTGAGGAATACTGGCctataaatctctttttttttttttttttgtggtgtctctgcTGATGGTATAGCGTGAtgtttctgttacttttttttggggggggggtcacacccagcagcgctcaggggttactcctggctctatgctcagaaatcgctcctggcaggctcggggaccatatgggatttccagattcgaaccattgtccttctgcatctaaggcaaacgccctactactgtgctatctctctggcaccaatgtttttgtttctttaattcccTAGAAGAGCCTGAAGAGGAGTCTATTCccttgattgttttttgtttgtttgtttgtttgtttgtttcttgggtcacacctggtggccctcaggagttattcttggctttgcactcagaaatcactgctggcaggcacgggggaccatatgggatgtcaggattcaaaccattgactgtcctggattggctgcatgaaaagcaaacgccctaccactgtgctatctctccggcccctattcccttggtttttaaaaatatttttgtatttagaatgaaattatagtacagtggatagagaaattcatttgtatacagctgacctgggttcagttcccagcagctaatatggtcctcagagccctgcCTTTAATGATctttgagtgctgagccagaagtaagtcttagGCACAGTGAGGTGTAGGTTAAAACTAGCatcctatttttctatttttgaataaaatgcagaagtagaattgctggagcATATGCTAATTCTATTTTTCATCTtggggaatctccatatggtGTTTCAGATGGCTCTACCCGTTTATATTGATAACAGCAGAGAACTaagatttacctttttttttttttttgattttgggtcatcaCACCCaataaagctcaggggttactcctggctatatgctcagaagttgttcctggcttgggggaccatatgggacactggggaatcgaacctcaaagcaaacgccttactgctgtgtcaccactctggccctaagatTCCTTTCCTTTACACCCTAACTaacacttgtttcttttttttttggggtggggggaacacacctggcagtgctcagggatcacttctggcaggcttggggtgaggaccatatgggatgctagggattaaactcaggtcagctgtgtataaggcaattgctctatccactgtactattttcttATCTATGTACTGTACtatgtttcttatctttttttgatAATAATCATTTGCGCACATCAGTAACATGATAACTCATTTTCATTAGTAAAAGCTAGATTCTAGGgccggagttatagcacagcaagagggcgtttgccttgcacacagacggcCTGGGATGGgccagggttcgatcctcagcatctccgatggtcccccaagaccttacaggagcgacttctgagtgcagagccaggagtaaccccccccccaaaaaaaaaaaacagagaggagggggagagagagggggagagagagacagagacagagacagagacagagagacagagagagagagagagacagagagagagagacagagagagagagagagagacccaggaATATCATCAGAGCAGCCAGCCTAGCCTTACTGAGGCAGGATGCGAGGGAGGCACAGTTAAAGCCCCCCACCCCTGCATCGCCCCAAATGACATCCGTGAAGCCCAGAGTCGCCGAGGAGTGACCGATTTGGCAGCCAGGCGATGACAGCGCCCGGGGCCTTACTGCTCCTTTCCTCTCCGCAGGGACCGAGTTGCGCGCATAGGCCTGGGCGTGATCTTGAACCTGGCGAAGGAGCGCGAGCCGTTGGAGCTGGCACGGAGCGTGGCCGGCATTCTGGAGCACATGTTCAAGCACTCGGAGGAGACGTGCCAGAGGCTGGTGGCGGCCGGCGGCCTGGACGCCGTGCTCTTCTGGTGCCGCCGCACCGACCCGGCCCTGCTGCGCCACTGCGCCCTGGCCCTGGCCAACTGCGCGCTGCACGGCGGCCAGGCGGCCCAGCGGCGCATGGTGGAGAAGCGGGCGGCCGAGTGGCTCTTCCCGCTGGCCTTCTCCAAGGAGGACGAGCCCCTGCGGCTGCATGCCTGCCTCGCCGTGGCCGTGCTGGCCACCAACAAGGAGGTGGAGCGCGAGGTGGAGCGCTCGGGCACGCTGGCGCTCGTCGAGCCGCTGGTGGCCTCGCTCGACCCCGGCCGCTTCGCCCGCTGCCTGGTGGATGCCAGCGACACGAGCCAGGGGCGCGGCCCCGACGACTTGCAGCGCCTGGTGCCCCTGCTGGATTCCTCGCGCTTGGAGGCCCAGTGCATCGGGGCCTTTTATCTCTGCGCCGAGGCTGCCATCAAGAGCCTGCAGGGCAAGACCAAGGTGGGTAGGAGAAACTCCCTGAAGGGTCAGGGAGACTGGAATGAGATGAGATGGTCTGGGAAGACTTCCCCGAAGAAGAGACTTGGAAATGGGACTTGAGGGGAGATGGAGGGTGCCAGAAAGAGATTACAgcgggaagggtgcttgccttgcatgctgtttgTTGACCAGGGGTggatcccatagggttccccagcactgccagcagtgattccagGAGCACTGGTGGGTGGgacccaaatacacacacacacacacacacacacacacacacacacacacacacatatgaagggagggagaaatggtgcAAAGGACCAGGGgcatgatttgcatgcagaaggccagatTTGAGTCCCAATACTGCATGGAACTCAGAACACTAGCTGGAAATAATAcccacagggtgtgccccaatAAAAGAagtgagggggagagagggagggagggagggaaggatggagagagtgagagagagagagattgagagagagagagacagagagagagagagagagagagagagagagagagagagagagagagagagagagagagagagagagagagaaggatgggGAAACTAATTGTTCTGGACTAAAAGGTGAGGTCAGATCCAGGATTTAAGCAGGTACTCTTGTTTTCCAAAGATTAGTCTGTAAACTAGTTGGGGTAGTGGCAATAGGGGACAGGCAGAGTGCAGAGGCACTAATAGGACAAGGAAGAGCAAGGACTTTGGTGGCACCTGGAACTGAAGTGAGCTGAGTGAAAAGAACTGGAGTTGTAGGGGAGAAAGAGTTCATTGAGACAGACTGAGGGTCCTGAGTAGAACCCTCACCAAAACTGTTTTGTCATTTGGGCCTGGGAAAGGAGATGAAGTATAGAGACAGAGGCATGGTGGTACGACATTAATGTATCAACCAGATAATCCTCACCCATCTCAAGATTCCCCATTTTCTGGGCCTGGTCTagagctttattttattattatttttagttagtttgttttggagtcatgcctgacaatactcagggtgTGCAATAAGgctttgcaatcaggaattactcctgataggctcaggaaccatatgaggtgctagagattgaacccgagtcaacTGTGTGACCCACCaccctaaataaaaatgaaaagattttttgagggtgagggagatgactcaaaggactaAATTACATGCTTATTTGAGTAAGGCCTGGGGACTTTCTTGAGACTCGGAGAGAGCTCAGCCcgcatggtctcttgagcaccgctgggagccCTGAGCTTGGAAaagcctctaagcactgctgggtgtggttggaaaaaaaaagacactgtgcTCCCACTTTGCCTCAGACTGTCAGGCAATTCTAGGGTGACTAATACATGACCTCAGCTTATAGTCCAGTGGTAGTTGTTTTCAGCTAATGACCATGGCATTAGTTGGTACAAGGTCTAATTGGAAATGTAGGCCCAGcctgggagaaataaaaaatagtctgCATGGATGAGATGGtaatacatttgaatttttatggATAAATAAGATTTCACAAGCAGACTGGAAGACAAAAGTGCCTGGGAACATAAAGGGCAGAGGCCCAAGCAGGAGGGTCTTTGTTGGCGGGTGCCAGGCAAGAGAAGGGGAAGGTTACAGGACCCAAGGGCCATAATCTCAAGCTCTGCCAGCTTCCCAAGGCAGGTGTGTTCTGGAGAGACAGAGGAGGTGAAAGAGCATCAGAAGGGGTGGCTGCTGAGCCAGTGACTCCAAGACCCCCATCCTGGTCCCACTCCCCCTCCCAGGTGTTCAGCGACATCGGGGCCATCCAGAGCCTGAAACGCTTGGTTTCCTACTCCACCAACGGCACCACCTCCGCACTGGCCAAGCGGGCACTACGCCTGCTGGGTGAGGAGGTGCCAAGGCCCATCGTGCCCTGTGTAGCCAGCTGGAAAGAGGCTGAGGTTCAGACTTGGCTGCAGCAGATCGGCTTTGCTCAGTATTGCGACAGCTTCAGGGTAAAGCCCCTGCCGCGTCTCGTGTCCAGGGGGATGCCCTGCTAGGAGGACTGTCCCGCCACTGCACCCCCATCATGGCCTTTGGTGGGGGGAAGCCTGGACTCCATCCCTGTTTGAGGTCTCTCACTTGGGGACCCCCATCCCATCTCCAGATTCTTCCCCTTTGTTCTGTGCTGGGGAAAACAGGCTTGGGGAGTGGAGCCCCGCCTGACCTGGGCCCCCTCCTTCAGGAGCAGCAGGTGGATGGAGATCTACTTTTGCGGCTCACGGAGGAGGAACTCCAGACTGATCTGGGCATGAAGTCAGGCATCACTCGCAAGAGGTATCTCTTCCCCTCGGGTGTCTCCTCCACCACCCTGTCCTCCCCCTCAGTGGGTTCTCTTCCTGGGGTAcagattcttttttattgatttattgattgattgattggtttttgggccatacccggaggcgctcaggagttactcctggctctgcgctcagaaatctcccctggcaggtttgcggggaccatgtgggatgccggggttcaaacccgggtccatcctggatcagccacgtgcaaggccaacaccctaccgctgtgccatatctctggccccttggggTACAGATTCCTCAGGGAGCTCACGGAACTCAAGACCTTCGCCAACTACGCCACATGCGACCGCAGCAACCTGGCCGACTGGCTGGGCAGCCTGGACCCCCGCTTCCGCCAGTACACCTACAGCCTGGTCAGCTGCGGCCTGGACCGTTCCCTGCTGCACCGCGTGTCCGAGCAGCAGCTGCTGGAGGACTGCGGCATCCGCCTGGGCGTGCACCGCACCCGCATCCTCGTGGCCGCCAGAG
This genomic interval carries:
- the SARM1 gene encoding NAD(+) hydrolase SARM1: MVLTLLVSAYKLCRFFAMSSNSGPSADRLAVPGTEGGGGAGPWWAGGGRGPREVSPGVGTEVRDALERSLPELQLALLALKQACGVQAVGLGLTEVFQLVEEAWLLPGVGREVAQRLCDAIRLDGGLDLLLRLLQAPELETRVQAARLLEQILVAENRDRVARIGLGVILNLAKEREPLELARSVAGILEHMFKHSEETCQRLVAAGGLDAVLFWCRRTDPALLRHCALALANCALHGGQAAQRRMVEKRAAEWLFPLAFSKEDEPLRLHACLAVAVLATNKEVEREVERSGTLALVEPLVASLDPGRFARCLVDASDTSQGRGPDDLQRLVPLLDSSRLEAQCIGAFYLCAEAAIKSLQGKTKVFSDIGAIQSLKRLVSYSTNGTTSALAKRALRLLGEEVPRPIVPCVASWKEAEVQTWLQQIGFAQYCDSFREQQVDGDLLLRLTEEELQTDLGMKSGITRKRFLRELTELKTFANYATCDRSNLADWLGSLDPRFRQYTYSLVSCGLDRSLLHRVSEQQLLEDCGIRLGVHRTRILVAAREMLHSPLPYTVCKPSGDTPDVFISYRRNSGSQLASLLKVHLQLHGFSVFIDVEKLEAGKFEDKLIQSVMSARNFVLVLSAGALDKCMQDHDCKDWVHKEIVTALSCGKNIVPIIDGFEWPEPQALPEDMQAVLTFNGIKWSHEYQEATIEKIIRFLQGRSSQDSSGGSDTSVEGELVQVVEERLSK